AGCAATTTGTTCTGGTTCATGTGAAGCGGTTACAGGAAGCACTCAATGAACTAAGACAAAACAGCTATGATGTGATTTTGTTAGACCTGACTTTACCCGACAGCCAAGGCTTATCATCATTACCTTTACTGATAGCTTGCGCTCCCAGCATACCAATTGTTGTGCTGACAAATACTAACGATGAAGATTTAGCGATCGCCGCAGTTAGACAGGGAGCGCAAGATTATCTTGTTAAGCGACAGGTAAATGTGAATGTATTAGTGCGTGCTGTCTGTTATGCGATCGAGCGTAAACAAGCATTGGAAAGTTTACGCACACTCAATACAACATTAGAACACCGAGTTGAAGAACGCACGGCGGAATTAGTGAAAGCACAAGAAATTAACCAGTTTAAATCTGAGTTTGTCTCTATGCTTTCCCATGACATTCGTAATCCTTTAAATACTATTTTGTTAGCTGCTGGTTTATTACAAAATAACGAAGATAAATTAACTCAAGAAAAAAAACGCTCTCATTTACAAATGATTCGGGTTGCTATCAAAAATATGGCACAAATATTAGATGAAGTTTCTTTAATAGGTAAAGCCGAGTCTGGTAAACTCCAGTGTGAAATCATTGCCATAGATTTAGAAGGATTCTGTCGCCAATTATTACAAGAAGCGCAATTAAATATTAACGAAAAGCAACTAAATATAATTTTTACCTGTAATAAAACATCCAACGAAGCCTTACTAGATGAAACCTTATTACGACACATTTTAGGGAATGTGCTAGGCAACGCCATCAAATATTCCCTTCCTGGTGGTACAATCAATTTTGAATTAACTGTTCAAAACCATGCAGTTATGTTCAAAATTCAAGATTGGGGAATTGGTATTTCTCCAGAAGACCAAAAGCAACTATTTCAGCCTTTCCATCGTGGAGAAAATGTAGGCGGAGTTGCAGGTACAGGCTTAGGACTAGCTATTGTCAAAAAATGCGTTGATGCTCACGGTGGCGAAATTATCGTCAACAGCGAGGTTGGTGTGGGTACGACTTTTACTGTCATCCTGCCATTAATTAATATTTAATACACAATTTTAGTTTAGTTTGGGAACTTCATCATATTCTAGATATTGGTAATAGGTAATTGAGTTTGACAATGACCAATCACCAATTACCAATTACTAATCAACAAATTTACACTTCTCCCATCCTAAATATTCAGTGCCTCTATTTCAGATGCAGTCAAACCTGTTATTGTAGCTACCTGTTCTACAGTCATTCCTGTTTGCAGCAAATTACGTGCAGTCTGTTGTAATTGTAACTCTGCTCTTTGAGCGCGTTGGGCTTCTTGTTCGGCACGTTGGGCTTCTTGTTCAGCGCGTTGACGTTCTTGTTCAGCACGTTGACTTTCTTGTTCGGCACGTTGGGCTTCTTGTTCGGCACGTTGGCGTTCTTGTTCAGTGAATGAACGTTCTTTTTCCTCAGCCGTTGGTAACAACTCCCCTGTCAAAGTAGCCCAGCGTAACCAAGTTGTCTCAACGCCTTTGTAATTTCCTTGCCAACGTAACAAAGCTAAACCTAATGCTTGACTGACTAAGAGATTTTCTGCATTCGGTGCGATCGCTTGATAAACTCCACCGACCAGAGAAAAACCAGCCCAGTCATCAGGGTTGAAAGGATCGTACCAGAAATAGTCCGGGACACGCATCTGATTTTGATAAATCAGCTTTTTCTCATTTTTATCATTAGCAGCTGTCCGGGGCGAGAGTAATTCAATCACGACATCAGGCCCTTTACCCTCTTCCCATACAACCCAACTGCGGCGTTCACCTTTAGGAACTCCCAACACAGCAAAAAAATCTGGGCCTCTAAAGTCTTGGTTTTTTAGCTGCGCCATACTGAAGTAGACAAACATATTGCCACTTGCATAACCATCCTCTTGTTCTTCTAACCAAGTACCAAAGGTATCAATTAACAATTCCATCTGCATTTTGTGCCTTTGGCTTTCCATTGGTACACCGTCATCGTAAGGTAGTTCTGCTTGGGTGGGAGGTGCGTTTACCTCTGTTGCTGGCGGGATAGTTTCTAAGGTTGACATAATGTCTACTCCCTGGACATTGTAAATTAATTTTTTGCCAGGATCACTTGATTTTGATTATAGCGATCGCCCATCTGTTAGGACTATCCTAAGTGGCTTAAGATTACTGAAGTAGATGAGGATATTGCTAATGAGAAAAGTAGCAGTGTTTGGCAACGCTGGAGGCGGTAAATCAACATTAAGCAAGAAACTATCCCAAATGACTGGTTTGCCATTTTATCCCTTGGACAAGATGAAATATCAATCAGGGGGTGCTGAGGTTTCCGTGGAAGAATATCAGCGTACCCATCAGCAAATCTTAGCTACCGACCAATGGATTATTGATGGATTCGGTAATATGGAAACTCTCTGGCCAAGACTGGAAGAGGCGGATACGCTAATTTTCATCGATCTACCGCTATATGTGCATTTCTGGTTGGTAACTAAACGACTAATCACTGGTTACTTTAGACAGCCTGAAGGGTGGCCGGAAAATAGTCCTATCCTGAAGGGTTCGCTTAATAGCTACCGTGTGCTTTGGTTATGTCACAAACTTTTGATCCCAAAATATAGGGAGTATATCAAGCAGGCTCAAAACACTAAGACCGTTTATCACCTGCGCTCAACTCAAGAGATTGCCCAATTTTTTAAATCAATTGTGAAAAATTAACCAACAGATACATTCCACAAAGTAACTACGTTAGCGGAGCGGGGCGTTAGCCCATTACGAATTACGAATTAATAAGGCAATCTTTTAAACGTTGTGCTAACACCTGTATATGAGGTTCCAGTACAAAAGAATAATGGTGTCCAGGTACATCAATAATCTTAATTTCCTCCGCCGCCATCACAGAAAATAACTCTACCCAAACTAAAGTCGGGTCAGGAGCCATGATATGTTTTTCTCTAGCTCTAAACACAGTAACCTTCCCTGGATATGGCTTTCTTGTATAGGAATAAGTCGCTTTGAGTGTCCCAACTAAAACATCAAGAATGCGGCGATTATTTTGACGTTCTACACCAGGAGGAAATATCCCAGCTTTTCTTGCCTTGTTAATAATATAATCAAGTTTTTCTTGTAACCCTAAATCCTCTATTTCTTCAGGTGTAACAAGGTTATCTTGACCAAACATTCCCCCAAACACTCTAGAAAGCACCCCAACCAAATAAACATCATCAATTGGCTTTTGTTTATCTAGTAATATGGGTACATAAGAATCTAATATCGCCAGCAAAGATACCTCTTGTCCTTGTCTACGCAACTGCTGTGCGACCTCATAAGCTACAACCCCACCAAACGACCAACCACCAAGACGATAAGACCCTTGCGGCTGAAATTCTCTAATAGTTTTGACGTAGAGACTAGCCATATCTTCTACTCGCGCCAAAGGTTCTTCATCACCATAAAAACCTTGAGCTTGTAAGCCGTAAAATGGCTGGTCATTGCCTATATAATGAGCGAGTTTAAAATAGCATAAAACATGACCACCAGCAGGATGTATACAAAAGAAAGGTTGTTGTGTACCTTGTGGTTGAATTGATACTAAAGGTGTATTATAAATTGGCTGGTTGCTTTGAATAACCTTTGCTAAATCTGCAATTACAGGATTTGTTAAAACTGTTGCTAATGGTATTTCTTTATTAAAAACCTCCTCAATTTTAGCAGTTAAATGTAGCGTCTTTAAAGAATCACCACCAATAGCAAAAAAGTTGTCTGTTACACCTATTTTCGGTAAATGCAGAATATCCGACCAAATTTGCACTAACTTTGCTTCTACCTCATTGCGAGGCGCGATATAAGCAACAGTTTCTACAAAGCTAGATAATTCTGGTTTTGGTAATGCTTTTCTGTCTACTTTACCACTTGGAGTTAAAGCTAGGGTTTCCAACATCACAAAAGCGGCTGGAATCATAAAATCTGGTAGCTTTGTTTTGAGGAAATCACGCAGGCTATTAATTGTAGGTTTTTGCTCATCATAGGTAATATAAGCAACAAGCTGTTTTTCTTGTGCATGATCATCACGCGCGATGACTACAGCTTCTCTTACTTCTGGGTGAGAGGATAGAGTATTTTCAATCTCTCCGATTTCGATTCTATAGCCACGAATTTTTACTTGAAAATCGGCTCGTCCAATATATTCAATGTTACCATCAGGTAAATAACGAGCTAAATCACCTGTTTTATAAAGACGCTGAGATGCTGAATTTGCAAAAGGATTAATTATAAACTTCTCATTAGTCAATTTTTCTTTATTCAAATAACCACGAGCGACACCCACACCTGCAATATAAATTTCTCCAGTGTAACCTATAGAAATTGGTCTTAAATCTGCATCAAGAATGTAAATTTGAGTATTAGCAATGGGACGACCGATAGGTACACTTTTTAAGTTACTGTTTTTTTGACATTGCCAAAAAGTGACATCTATCGCCGCTTCTGTAGGGCCATATAAGTTATGTAATTCGCATTCCAAACGTTGGAAAAATCTATTTTGTAAATCTACAGATAAAGCTTCACCGCTACAAATAACTCTTTTTAAAGATGTACATTTTTCCACATGGCGATTTTGTAAAAACGCTTGCAGCATTGAGGGGACAAAATGTAAGGTGGTGATTTGCTCTTGAGTAATTACATTGATGAGGTAATCACTATCTTTATGCCCACCCGGTTTAGCTATTACCAAACGTGCGCCAGTGATTAAAGTCCAGAAAAATTCCCAAACGGAAACATCAAAGCTAAAGGGAGTTTTTTGTAAGACACTATCTGTAGAATTTAGTTGATAAGCTTCCTGCATCCACAACAGGCGATTACAAATTCCTTTGTGGGTGTTCATCGCACCCTTTGGTTTACCTGTGGAACCAGAAGTGTATATTACATAAGCTAAATTATCTGGTTGAATATTGCTTTGGGGATTAGTATTTGGTTGGGTGGAAATTTTATCCCATTCTGCATCTACACAGATAGTTTGTGCT
Above is a genomic segment from Nostoc sp. MS1 containing:
- a CDS encoding adenylate kinase — translated: MRKVAVFGNAGGGKSTLSKKLSQMTGLPFYPLDKMKYQSGGAEVSVEEYQRTHQQILATDQWIIDGFGNMETLWPRLEEADTLIFIDLPLYVHFWLVTKRLITGYFRQPEGWPENSPILKGSLNSYRVLWLCHKLLIPKYREYIKQAQNTKTVYHLRSTQEIAQFFKSIVKN
- a CDS encoding Uma2 family endonuclease encodes the protein MSTLETIPPATEVNAPPTQAELPYDDGVPMESQRHKMQMELLIDTFGTWLEEQEDGYASGNMFVYFSMAQLKNQDFRGPDFFAVLGVPKGERRSWVVWEEGKGPDVVIELLSPRTAANDKNEKKLIYQNQMRVPDYFWYDPFNPDDWAGFSLVGGVYQAIAPNAENLLVSQALGLALLRWQGNYKGVETTWLRWATLTGELLPTAEEKERSFTEQERQRAEQEAQRAEQESQRAEQERQRAEQEAQRAEQEAQRAQRAELQLQQTARNLLQTGMTVEQVATITGLTASEIEALNI
- a CDS encoding hybrid sensor histidine kinase/response regulator, whose amino-acid sequence is MVGHSVRILLIEDSLAEARLLQEYLHQAESKQFVLVHVKRLQEALNELRQNSYDVILLDLTLPDSQGLSSLPLLIACAPSIPIVVLTNTNDEDLAIAAVRQGAQDYLVKRQVNVNVLVRAVCYAIERKQALESLRTLNTTLEHRVEERTAELVKAQEINQFKSEFVSMLSHDIRNPLNTILLAAGLLQNNEDKLTQEKKRSHLQMIRVAIKNMAQILDEVSLIGKAESGKLQCEIIAIDLEGFCRQLLQEAQLNINEKQLNIIFTCNKTSNEALLDETLLRHILGNVLGNAIKYSLPGGTINFELTVQNHAVMFKIQDWGIGISPEDQKQLFQPFHRGENVGGVAGTGLGLAIVKKCVDAHGGEIIVNSEVGVGTTFTVILPLINI
- a CDS encoding amino acid adenylation domain-containing protein, whose amino-acid sequence is MQTIDLNIHKLLAEWNATERDYDLSQGLHELFAAQVEKTPDAIAITFAQQQLTYQELNSRANQLGHYLQTLGVKPEILVGVCIERSLEMVICILGILKAGGAYVPIDPEYPQERITYMLEDSQVKVLLKQEKLLNQIPLHQAQTICVDAEWDKISTQPNTNPQSNIQPDNLAYVIYTSGSTGKPKGAMNTHKGICNRLLWMQEAYQLNSTDSVLQKTPFSFDVSVWEFFWTLITGARLVIAKPGGHKDSDYLINVITQEQITTLHFVPSMLQAFLQNRHVEKCTSLKRVICSGEALSVDLQNRFFQRLECELHNLYGPTEAAIDVTFWQCQKNSNLKSVPIGRPIANTQIYILDADLRPISIGYTGEIYIAGVGVARGYLNKEKLTNEKFIINPFANSASQRLYKTGDLARYLPDGNIEYIGRADFQVKIRGYRIEIGEIENTLSSHPEVREAVVIARDDHAQEKQLVAYITYDEQKPTINSLRDFLKTKLPDFMIPAAFVMLETLALTPSGKVDRKALPKPELSSFVETVAYIAPRNEVEAKLVQIWSDILHLPKIGVTDNFFAIGGDSLKTLHLTAKIEEVFNKEIPLATVLTNPVIADLAKVIQSNQPIYNTPLVSIQPQGTQQPFFCIHPAGGHVLCYFKLAHYIGNDQPFYGLQAQGFYGDEEPLARVEDMASLYVKTIREFQPQGSYRLGGWSFGGVVAYEVAQQLRRQGQEVSLLAILDSYVPILLDKQKPIDDVYLVGVLSRVFGGMFGQDNLVTPEEIEDLGLQEKLDYIINKARKAGIFPPGVERQNNRRILDVLVGTLKATYSYTRKPYPGKVTVFRAREKHIMAPDPTLVWVELFSVMAAEEIKIIDVPGHHYSFVLEPHIQVLAQRLKDCLINS